From a region of the Candidatus Cloacimonas sp. genome:
- a CDS encoding glycosyltransferase, producing MSISLIIPVFNNLNLLEKCLFSVYRQSVLPDEIILSDDGSEEDIVSFFNAQKKKTAIPLILVRQEHLQFRAARVRNNGVSVSKGDVLVFLDQDIVVLPDYLKWIKAKLTPGRFLSGYPVRLNKEQSDKLTLEIIEQNNWEAILTAEQKRKIQKQYKKDFLSYILFRYLHLGGHGAKLRGGVSAIFKSDFELVNGYDENYIDWGNEDDDLGRRLQALGRTGFNFVSKQNPLHLYHTLYHDKGERKNANYSEHCKNKISHRNYRCQKGLNSERNDLEILK from the coding sequence ATGAGCATAAGCTTAATCATTCCTGTGTTTAATAATCTGAATTTATTGGAAAAATGCCTGTTTTCCGTTTACCGACAAAGTGTTCTACCAGATGAAATAATCCTTTCCGATGACGGCTCCGAAGAAGATATCGTTAGCTTTTTTAACGCTCAAAAAAAGAAAACCGCAATTCCGCTTATTTTAGTGAGACAGGAACATCTCCAATTTCGGGCTGCCAGAGTAAGAAACAACGGTGTTTCTGTTAGCAAAGGAGATGTTTTGGTTTTCCTGGATCAGGATATTGTAGTTCTGCCAGATTATTTAAAATGGATAAAGGCAAAACTCACTCCGGGAAGATTTCTAAGCGGTTATCCTGTGCGTTTGAATAAAGAACAAAGCGATAAATTAACTTTGGAAATTATAGAACAGAATAACTGGGAGGCAATTTTAACTGCCGAACAAAAGAGAAAAATACAAAAACAGTATAAAAAGGACTTTCTATCCTATATACTATTTCGTTATCTACATCTTGGTGGGCACGGGGCAAAATTGCGAGGAGGTGTATCTGCTATCTTTAAAAGTGATTTTGAATTAGTTAACGGATATGATGAAAACTATATTGATTGGGGAAATGAAGATGATGATTTGGGCAGACGCTTACAAGCATTAGGCAGAACCGGTTTTAATTTTGTATCTAAGCAAAACCCTCTTCACTTATATCATACACTTTATCACGATAAGGGTGAGAGGAAAAATGCCAATTATAGTGAACACTGCAAAAACAAAATTTCACATAGAAATTATAGATGCCAAAAGGGTCTTAATTCTGAACG